One region of Amphiprion ocellaris isolate individual 3 ecotype Okinawa chromosome 9, ASM2253959v1, whole genome shotgun sequence genomic DNA includes:
- the LOC111577053 gene encoding uncharacterized protein LOC111577053 isoform X2, which produces MDSFLFFPLSDLVHTICLCLVQRPSTFIQLATMTTEASAVSEADTEGKQKTSGAEPEPESKQKPEAAASDPEGEQSSKKAQEQASEPGPADVATSPEEEQLKPRTRTSAGKGLSRLFSNFLKRRSQCSEGEGFEAEKAREEKADKEEKADKAEEEKVEEVKSDDKEAKAEEEKTEVTEAKKKEEKVEEKEEKKKVEEKVEKKGSKKKKKEAKKKAEEKDEEKVTKEETKKKEETLKKKEEAKEEEKPTVEKEEKQETKEEEEEKKETAEVKDKGVEAGKKQEEKVDKKVAKKKEKEEKVKKKEEEKAKRKAEEEERIKKREEEKAKKKEEEKAREAEKAKKKEEEKVKKKEEEKAKEEKAKKEEEKAKEEKAKKKEEEKIKELKKKEEQKTKEEPKKKEEEKVKEEVKKKEKEEEKTEEKPKKEEEKGKKKGKNKGKKEEKEVKGSSEEQVKAPIAAPEPELKTEPEAEQAPDQHSDQHSVSSAEIQPAQEEGKGEAVIKKEPEVVEEVRKEDVEEKVEEPAEQQQEEEAAKGEEKATEQAKKEKPVKEKKTEKKTEEAKGSKRQKTMQCKVTLLDDTQFECELDKHAKGQELLTKVCDHVNLVEKDYFGLANWETPTNKTWLEPTKEIRKQVSGAVYEFTFNVKFYPPDPAQLTEDLTRYFLCLQLRKDIMRGVLPCSFVTLSLLGSYTAQSELGEYDPELHGSDYVKDLSLAPGQNKELEEKVMELHRTYRSMSPAQADMLFLENAKKLAMYGVDLHQAKDLDGVDITLGVCSSGLMVYKDKLRINRFPWPKVLKISYKRSSFFIKIRPSEQEQYESTIGFKLPNYKASKKLWKVCVEHHTFFRVSTVEPPSSRRFLVLGSKFRYSGRTQAQTRQASSMIDRPAPRFTRSASKRLSRNLDGAGDETLQFLQQLSSPIRSEEDDWSLVIASDKPQPSLDFSARGESEQAFTQSWEEGQSVRTVTVTWQSSDTGNMASETQTVSQPWQELATDGQQQRRKEDEWSELLHGHPPFPFVPPFDLVKQPAKLSLVKMSSMDRLLQPALTQQDDWFLYFDRMFRLSSTERVEKPTLSPVAQLQEEEQIMYVTEQELITQEVTERMQETVILADKMKEAVVLEGKLREVRNLEERLEVMDEMAVKLRLAIEKELGKEEVEKLMQEEREMEQEQQMQTKRVTQTLVRKSVRKTETKEGEVDELEDQIKEVFLKGLLDEEAEEAVVRQESVEEVTGDENLLDDSMREKLRQIEKEWQDEVEEKFGSPDVVGTTSVVSFQKVECKTVRKVTIVEDGEQQDVQVQSGETSEERLEKQDLWRKTDLVVERTLKEATERLQAPEFEDLWFILFDRPPYKAVFKPPVPTVQRAQVDEGEYFTSETEIKTLEAKTEIIIEEKQIEEEVSHVPEIQQPQSVTERVDDWFVLLDVIPKETPYVPPVVSKDRAKIDDESFISVAATVEVEVSKEVVVEERKMIEETPRYLQETPAEPVAIRDDDWFVLLDVLPREATYVPPVVVAKQVSPEDRVSLIEVSAVQQREKRVAIVVTEAEIQQKLSEKQVVAPLQSVKEREDDWFVLLDVPIRESAFEPPVTVSEYVELYERESISTAVESTREVVIQETVVQKKDIKPPKQVIPEQQIFQPVVEREDDWFLLLDVVSKETSYVPPVSVPLPTKIYPVISTEVKRIEQKVQTDIDQIRPQVSQPLPDRDDDWFVLFDAVREKAVIVPTVTPVKIILDVKKAFEAEVTTTETRTWKKTIIGMDSRQDEARLSEIRPSQIAPLSERQGGDNWFILFDMIREKPVVMPPVTVVRRVVDVVTPAEPKPKFIMEDVRPSVKLVEVKPQESRKVDDDWFVLLDVAAKLPVAVDEHVRMYPEVQPAKKIAVREQRVQQRVTIVKEVWQQEYEIQQKPHPAVREVEDDWFVLLDVAPKKSVAVAERIQFPAAVRAPAAVATKRITISETRPQFEKRILEERRPVTRTHVSDDWFVLLDVGLKESVVSTQRGTRPVSAPVFSHAALMEAGIPMATLDQPQTSTPIKTSMEERKLEVTVEAVEPSKIEAEVKPAVWRDQRGSSLISAVNGDIQHEMTSSEVVRMRKKRAKKIEGDSIYIRHSLLMLEEFDKPQEDLLRHHASISELKRNFMEAVPETRPSEWDKRLSTHSPFRTLGINGQPLPSADGPPLVQTQTVTITAASNLLSSGISTTEVPIVPTKTFTYESSKVTVDGTDEDKDGTSESQTITSETTSGTTVTTTTTHISKVVKSGSSETRVEKRIVITADSDIDQDKGKHGGASAL; this is translated from the exons ATGgactcttttctgtttttccctcTGTCTGACCTGGTCCACACCATCTGCCTGTGTCTTGTGCAACGACCTTCTACATTCATACAAC TGGCTACCATGACAACAGAGGCAAGCGCGGTGAGCGAGGCGGACACTGAGGGCAAGCAGAAGACCAGCGGCGCCGAACCCGAACCGGAGAGCAAGCAGAAGCCGGAGGCGGCGGCGTCCGATCCGGAGGGGGAGCAGTCGAGCAAGAAGGCCCAGGAGCAGGCCTCCGAGCCTGGACCCGCAGACGTCGCTACCTCCCCCGAGGAGGAGCAGCTGAAGCCTCGCACCAGAACCTCCGCCGGAAAGGGCCTGTCCCGGCTCTTCTCCAATTTCCTCAAGCGCCGCTCGCAGTGCTCCGAGGGAGAGGGCTTCGAGGCGGAGAAAGCCAGAGAGGAAAAGGCGGACAAAGAGGAAAAAGCTGACAAAGCAGAGGAAGAGAAGGTGGAAGAGGTGAAAAGTGACGACAAGGAGGCTAAAGCTGAGGAGGAAAAAACCGAGGTCACGGAAgcgaagaagaaagaagaaaaagtagaagaaaaagaggaaaaaaagaaagtggaaGAAAAGGTTGAGAAGAAaggaagtaaaaagaaaaagaaagaagccaAGAAGAAAGCAGAGGAGAAGGATGAGGAGAAAGTGACCAAGGAGGAGAcgaaaaagaaggaggagacgttgaaaaagaaagaggaagcaaaagaggaggagaagccgACTgtagagaaggaggaaaaacaggagacaaaagaagaagaagaagaaaagaaggagacTGCTGAAGTTAAAGACAAGGGGGTGGAGGCTGGAaagaaacaggaggaaaaagTTGACAAGAAGGTggcaaagaagaaagaaaaagaggaaaaggtgaagaagaaggaggaggagaaggcgaaaaggaaagcagaggaagaggagaggataAAAAAGCGAGAAGAAGAGAAAgcaaagaagaaggaggaagaaaaagccAGAGAGGCCGAAAAAgcgaagaagaaagaggaggaaaaggtgaaaaagaaggaggaggagaaggcgaaagaggaaaaggcaaaaaaggaggaggagaaggcgaaagaggaaaaggcaaaaaagaaggaagaggagaaaataaaggagttgaaaaagaaagaagagcagAAAACGAAAGAGGAGcccaaaaagaaagaagaggagaaggtgAAGGAAGaggtgaagaagaaggaaaaggaggaggagaagacggAAGAAAAACcgaagaaggaagaggagaaagggaagaaaaagggtaaaaacaaaggaaagaaggaggagaaggaggtgaaAGGATCGAGTGAGGAGCAGGTGAAAGCGCCGATCGCTGCTCCGGAGCCTGAGCTGAAAACTGAACCTGAAGCTGAACAGGCTCCAGATCAGCACTCAGATCAGCACTCGGTGAGCAGCGCAGAGATACAG CCAGCTcaagaggagggaaaaggagaAGCTGTGATAAAGAAGGAGCCTGAAGTGGTGGAAGAAGTGAGAAAGGAAGACGTGGAGGAGAAAGTGGAAGAACcggcagagcagcagcaggaggaggaagcagcaaaaggagaggaaaaggcaaCAGAGCAGGCGAAGAAAGAGAAGCCCGTGAAAGAGAAGAAGACGGAAAAGAAGACGGAAGAGGCTAAAGGCTCGAAACGTCAGAAAACCATGCAATGCAAAGTCACCTTACTGGACGACACTCAGTTTGAGTGCGAGCTTGAT AAACATGCTAAAGGCCAAGAACTCCTCACAAAGGTGTGCGACCATGTCAACCTGGTGGAGAAGGATTACTTTGGCCTTGCAAACTGGGAAACTCCAACCAACAAG ACGTGGTTGGAACCCACCAAAGAGATCCGGAAACAGGTTTCAGGTGCTGTCTATGAGTTTACATTCAACGTCAAGTTCTACCCTCCAGATCCAGCACAGCTCACTGAAGACCTCACCAG GTACTTTCTCTGTCTCCAGCTGAGGAAGGACATCATGCGAGGTGTTCTCCCCTGTTCCTTCGTCACGCTGTCCCTGCTGGGCTCCTACACGGCCCAGTCAGAGCTAGGGGAATACGACCCAGAGCTCCATGGATCGGACTACGTAAAAGACCTGAGCCTGGCCCCCGGACAAAACAAGGAGCTGGAGGAAAAAGTGATGGAGCTGCACCGCACATACAG GTCAATGAGCCCAGCACAAGCAGATATGTTGTTTCTTGAAAATGCCAAGAAACTTGCCATGTATGGAGTTGACCTGCACCAAGCCAAG GATCTTGATGGTGTTGACATCACGTTGGGGGTTTGCTCCAGCGGTTTGATGGTTTACAAGGACAAGCTGAGGATCAACCGTTTCCCTTGGCCCAAAGTGCTCAAGATCTCGTACAAACGGAGTAGCTTCTTCATCAAAATCAGGCCGTCGGAG CAAGAACAGTATGAAAGCACCATCGGCTTCAAGCTGCCCAACTACAAAGCCTCGAAGAAGCTGTGGAAAGTCTGCGTCGAGCATCACACCTTCTTCAG GGTTTCGACAGTGGAGCCTCCCTCATCGCGTCGCTTCCTCGTCTTGGGCTCCAAGTTCCGGTACAGCGGTCGCACTCAGGCCCAGACCCGCCAGGCGAGCTCCATGATCGACCGCCCGGCTCCTCGCTTCACACGTTCCGCGAGCAAGAGGCTGTCTCGTAACCTGGACGGAG CTGGAGATGAGACTCTCCAGTTTCTGCAACAACTTTCATCCCCGATCAGGTCTGAGGAGGATGATTGGTCGCTAGTGATAGCGTCGGACAAACCGCAGCCTTCTCTTGATTTCTCAG CCAGAGGGGAGTCTGAGCAGGCTTTCACTCAGTCCTGGGAGGAGGGGCAGTCGGTTCGCACAGTCACAGTAACCTGGCAGAGCTCTGACACTGGGAACATGGCCTCTGAAACCCAGACAGTCAGTCAGCCATGGCAGGAGCTGGCAACTGAtgggcagcagcagaggagaaaggAAGATGAGTGGTCTGAGCTTCTGCACGGACATCCTCCGTTTCCATTTGTCCCTCCCTTTGATTTAGTGAAACAGCCAG CTAAACTCAGCTTGGTAAAAATGAGCTCTATGGACCGACTGTTGCAACCTGCACTGACACAGCAAGATGACTGGTTCCTGTACTTTGACCGAATGTTCCGTTTATCTTCCACTGAGCGCGTTGAAAAACCTACAT TGTCTCCTGTAGCCCAGCtccaggaggaggagcagatcATGTATGTGACAGAACAGGAGCTGATCACTCAGGAGGTCACTGAGAGGATGCAGGAAACTGTGATCTTGGCAGACAAGATGAAAGAGGCAGTAGTTTTGGAAGGGAAGCTGAGAGAAGTGAGGAACTTGGAGGAAAGGCTTGAAGTAATGGATGAGATGGCAGTGAAACTTCGGCTAGCAATAGAGAAAGAATTGGGGAAGGAAGAGGTAGAAAAGTTAATGcaagaagagagagaaatggagCAGGAGCAACAAATGCAAACCAAACGTGTAACACAAACTCTGGTGAGGAAATCTGTGAGGAAGACGGAGACAAAAGAGGGTGAGGTGGATGAACTGGAAGATCAAATAAAGGAGGTGTTTTTAAAAGGCCTGTTGGATGAAGAGGCGGAGGAGGCTGTGGTGAGGCAGGAGAGCGTAGAAGAGGTGACGGGAGACGAGAATCTGTTAGATGATAGCATGAGAGAGAAGCTACGCCAGATAGAAAAGGAATGGCAAGATGAGGTGGAGGAGAAGTTCGGCTCTCCAGATGTTGTCGGCACAACTTCAGTAGTGTCGTTCCAGAAGGTGGAGTGTAAAACTGTGAGGAAGGTGACTATTGTAGAAGATGGAGAGCAGCAAGATGTGCAGGTGCAGTCTGGCGAAACTTCAGAGGAGAGGTTAGAAAAGCAGGACTTATGGCGTAAGACAGACTTAGTAGTGGAGAGGACACTGAAAGAGGCTACAGAGAGGCTTCAGGCTCCAGAATTTGAAGATTTGTGGTTCATTCTTTTTGACCGTCCTCCATACAAGGCTGTTTTCAAACCACCAG TTCCCACCGTGCAGCGAGCTCAGGTGGATGAAGGCGAGTACTTCACTTCAGAGACTGAGATTAAAACACTTGAGGCCAAAACTGAAATTATAATAGAGGAGAAGCAAATAGAAGAGGAAGTGTCGCATGTACCAGAGATCCAACAACCACAGAGCGTCACAGAAAGGGTGGATGATTGGTTTGTGCTGCTGGATGTTATACCCAAAGAAACACCTTATGTACCACCAG TTGTATCGAAGGATAGAGCCAAGATAGACGACGAAAGTTTTATCTCTGTGGCTGCAACTGTGGAAGTTGAAGTGAGTAAAGAAGTAGTAGTTGAAGAGAGAAAGATGATAGAAGAGACCCCAAGATATCTACAAGAAACCCCAGCAGAGCCAGTGGCAATCAGAGATGATGACTGGTTTGTGTTACTGGATGTTCTTCCCAGAGAAGCAACATACGTACCACCAG TTGTTGTTGCAAAGCAGGTGTCTCCAGAAGATCGTGTCTCTCTGATTGAAGTATCAGCTGttcagcagagagaaaaacGAGTGGCGATTGTAGTTACAGAAGCTGAAATACAGCAAAAGCTGAGTGAAAAACAAGTTGTAGCTCCGCTGCAaagtgtgaaagagagagaagatgacTGGTTTGTGCTGCTGGATGTTCCTATTAGAGAATCAGCATTTGAGCCTCCAG ttACCGTTTCTGAGTATGTTGAGCTTTATGAAAGAGAAAGCATCTCTACAGCGGTAGAGTCCACGAGGGAGGTTGTTATCCAAGAGACTGTGGTGCAGAAAAAGGACATAAAGCCTCCCAAGCAAGTTATTCCAGAGCAGCAAATATTCCAGCCAGTGGTAGAGAGAGAGGATGAttggtttctgctgctggatgTTGTTTCCAAAGAGACTTCCTATGTGCCTCCAG TTTCTGTGCCGCTACCAACTAAAATCTATCCAGTTATTTCAACTGAAGTAAAAAGAATAGAGCAGAAGGTTCAGACTGACATTGACCAGATAAGACCGCAGGTTTCCCAGCCACTTCCAGACAGAGATGATGActggtttgttctgtttgatgCTGTTCGTGAAAAGGCAGTCATAGTACCAACAG TTACTCCAGTTAAGATTATTCTGGATGTGAAGAAGGCCTTTGAGGCTGAGGTGACAACCACAGAGACTAGAACGTGGAAGAAGACAATAATTGGTATGGACAGCAGGCAGGACGAGGCACGTCTGTCTGAAATTAGACCGAGCCAAATTGCACCACTATCAGAGAGACAAGGAGGAGATAATTGGTTTATCCTGTTCGACATGATCCGCGAAAAGCCTGTTGTCATGCCACCAG TCACTGTGGTTAGACGTGTTGTTGATGTCGTGACGCCTGCTGAACCGAAACCAAAATTTATCATGGAAGATGTGAGGCCGTCTGTGAAGCTGGTGGAAGTGAAACCACAAGAGTCAAGAAAAGTGGATGATGACTGGTTTGTGCTGCTGGATGTTGCAGCTAAACTTCCAG TGGCTGTGGACGAACATGTCCGAATGTATCCTGAAGTGCAACCAGCTAAAAAGATTGCAGTCAGAGAGCAAAGGGTACAACAGAGAGTCACTATAGTGAAGGAGGTATGGCAGCAGGAGTATGAAATACAGCAGAAACCACATCCAGCAGTGAGAGAGGTGGAGGATGACTGGTTTGTTCTTCTGGATGTGGCTCCTAAGAAATCAG TTGCTGTCGCAGAGCGTATCCAGTTCCCAGCAGCGGTCAGAGCTCCGGCTGCTGTGGCCACAAAGAGGATTACTATTTCTGAGACGAGACCGCAGTTTGAGAAACGGATCCTGGAGGAAAGACGGCCTGTCACACGTACACATGTCAGTGATGATTGGTTTGTTCTGCTAGATGTTGGCCTCAAAGAGTCAG TTGTGAGCACACAGCGGGGCACTCGTCCCGTCAGCGCTCCGGTCTTCTCCCATGCTGCCCTGATGGAGGCAGGCATCCCCATGGCAACTCTGGATCAGCCTCAGACCTCCACCCCAATCAAAACCAGCATGGAGGAGAGGAAACTGGAAGTCACCGTAGAAGCTGTGGAGCCTTCAAAGATCGAAGCTGAGGTCAAG CCAGCAGTGTGGAGGGACCAGAGAGGCTCTTCACTGATATCCGCCGTCAATGGGGACATTCAG CACGAGATGACGAGCTCGGAGGTGGTGCGAATGCGAAAG aaaagaGCTAAGAAAATTGAGGGTGACTCAATTTATATCAGACATAGCCTTTTAATGTTGGAG GAGTTCGATAAGCCTCAGGAGGACCTGCTCAGGCATCACGCCAGCATCAGTGAGCTGAAGAGGAACTTCATGGAGGCCGTCCCGGAGACAAGGCCGAGCGAGTGGGATAAGCGTCTGTCCACGCACTCCCCGTTCCGCACTCTGGGCATCAATGGCCAGCCTCTGCCCAGTGCAGACGGG